The Acropora muricata isolate sample 2 chromosome 4, ASM3666990v1, whole genome shotgun sequence genome contains the following window.
ATATGAACCTGTCGCAGGTAAGAGAAGTTTTGAAATGCTTGCAACTGTGAACCAAACAAAATCATTTATTTTCGCTATTGTTTTGCAAAGAattgcgattttttttttgggggggggtgggattttttttttcgggcggGGAGCTGGTTGGCGAATGTCGACAAGAGCAAACATCACATTGAAAGGAACGACTGTAACCTGGTGATATTATTTCATTAAGGGTCAGGAGATGGAAAACAATtgagaagaaaaactttttaactatagttatactaaatttgtatttgattttaaatttgagaaaagttagaaactttcttttttttagtttatagGTAGCTGTTCACATTTGTTCTGTTGAAAACCACCGGACCACCGAGAAGTCTTTTTTTAACTATAGTTACAAAaaatttgtatttaattttcaatttgagaagAGTTTAATAAATTATCATAGATTattgagaagaaaaatgggATATCACGTTACTGAAAACAATTCCAATAATAGTAGCGGTGCATGTAGCCTTGGGAAATGCATTTCTGTTTGCGTCACAATCGTGCACATGTTTATGTTTCTATGATTTCAGCTTCTGACATTTCGGAGCCAGAAGGCTTCGGTCGATTTGCTCCTCCCCCTGAAGCAGCGGATGATAATGAAGAAGAGGAAGGGGAATTGATTTCTGAAGAAAACGATGAGTTCATATCGTCGGCAGAGCTACGGAGGAACAGAATCAGTAGCAGAGGTTGGTACGCTtttattgcgttcgacgaaggagaacgcaATTCATAATTGTGTCCTGTGGttcatttttgaggttctgacgacaaagCGAGTCCGCAGCGGTAAACCTTTCATTATTTTCCTTTACGTGAAGACCATTCGCGCCAAGCAAGCGGAAGTGCACTTTGCCTATTCTGtgcaacgtgaccaacatggaataacaCTAATGCAAAATTCTATTTCAATGTGACCTTTTTGTTGCAGCATAGCTATGGTTGCAGCagtcgtcgtagcttcttaaactccgtACAAATCATGCTTCTGCTTCTGtgactgctactactactactactgctactgctactgctactgctacgtAGCCTTTAGGTCTCCTGAGGAATAGTTATCGAAGTATTTCCTATTTTGTCGGTGGTTTTGTTCATTATTGTCAGGTGTTGGCGTTAGTGCTGATTAACCAAAGATTTTAACCAAAAATTTCAAAGATTACAACATTTTGCCTTCAGAAATGTCTGAGATGTCTGCTTTCAAGAATTATACTGCAGGGGAACCCACGTGCAGATTGTACATAAAGAACCTGGCCAAGCATGTTGATGAAAAGGTAGCTGAAGGTTTTAACTTATTTCGATCTCTGAGCTCCCCATCCCTCtctctttttttgtgtgtaaatattttcttttttgtctgcTTCGCTGTGagcccataaccataaacaaaCAACTTCTGTTGTTACCCATTTGACTAGCTTCTTGATTTACTTTTAACCAGCTTTTGTCTACCAAACATTACCTTtgcataatattaataattgccGTTTTTACCATTTTGGAAGCTGGGAAAAGGCAAGTTGTGAATTTGCCTACAATTTCTTTTGTCACCACGGCAACCTGAGAAGGGGAACAGCGTGGATATGTGCTCGAGTTCAAATTATTGACGAAGGAAATCATGCTGCGTTTGAATAAGAATAAGAAATCAAATATGGTCACTTCTCCATGCTTCAAATTCTTCCATGCGCCTGCACTGCATATTAGCTGGTTATTCCGTCCAAATGAATCTGGgatttagagcggttttcaaatgactgtcgaaaaaccaaaaccaaatcaattactccgaccaatcacgaccgGGGCAAatagctccatgaaccaatcagaattcctagcaattacctgtaactcgctcgtagcgcgggaaaaatcacgcgtacatggcgcgagtggttttggttttgctttttattggctgaaaaactggcgcgggtcttttaagccaatcactaagcgtagcaatcgcaattactttcgacagtcatttgaaaactgctctattgtgtaaaatttaatggtgtACCGAGTGGTAGTTAATCGATAAAAAACCAATCCCGCCCGtgatgatatcatttttattcaaacaTGTGTGATGTCATATTTGAGCAATCAGCGCGCAGTATTTTCGCGCGCTGTCAAGCACTTGTGGCTCGTGTTGAAAAATAGTTGACTTGTTAGTTGCACTCACtcgtgaaatattttttcaaaactCGAAGAAAAATTTCGTGTCGCCGggcggccatgtaatatcccCTATCAAATGAATCTGGGATATACGTTCGGACGGGCGAAAGCTATATGAAAACGCCGCGAAACAAAAAAGTTGCAGTTTCACATGCAATTGGCTTCGTGGTAACGATGACTCAAGGtcaatctcttttttttttctctttatttcacAAGGATCTCAAGTTCATATTTGGTCGGTATGTAGATCATAACATCGAGGATGAAAAGGATAGGTATGGAAATGTTTTACCGAGTAGTTTTTCAATCTAAGATGGAGAGTTGCGGGAAAATCCGAAAGGGTcaaaaaataggtttgaccaaTCAACGAGACAGTAAATTGAGCAAGGCATAACGCCAAGAAAATACTTGCAGCTGACGTCAAGTGCTGGAAAACGCGAAGTTTCGACAGGCTCAACTCTTGCTTTTGATTGGCAGAGAACTTGGCACGAACTTCGTTTGAGCAGCAAGTAATTGCGAATCACTCTCTGTTCATGGTTAAGAAGTATTGCGGAGAAAGACTGGCATATTGCCCAGCGAAAATGTCTCGTCCTCCAACCTGTTCAAGGGCTGTAGTtgattttccattttgttttttgtcgaAAGATCAATTGGATTGtcctttttattttgtttttgtttccttttattttgcagATTTGACGTTCGGCTGATGAAAGAAGGACGCATGAAGGGCCAAGCATTCATTACATTACCAAGTGAAGAGAAAGCTAAGAAAGCAGTGAGAGACGCTCATGGCTACATCCTTCATAACAAACCCATGGTCATAGTATCCTTGATTAATAATTTAGTGAGCTCTATTCTCTCCTCAGATGACAGGTTCACGGAGACATCATATTTATACTAGCCTGTTCCATCCCTCGGAGCGTTGGGACGAAGGAACAGGCgggcttgaaaaaaaaaacgagagcGGAATAGGATGAGTGAAAGCGCCTCCGGCCTCCCCACTACCCCAGTCGTCGCtcgattttttttctcgcgCCCGCCGCAATTTCACGTGCCCCGACTAACAGACAGCACGGAACAGGTTATATTTGCACCACCCAGTTCACTTACGTAAGTTCGAGATGGTAGTGTAAGAGGAAAGATgtaatatttaacaaattgTGTGCGTCCTCTTCTTGATGATAAAAGGACCTCAATCAGCGCGAGAGAAATCTCTCCGctattgtacttttttttttgaaaagtcgCATTGTCCAAAACCTGGCATACACATTAGCCGAGGATGGACCTAGTCAGCGACCGTTTTTGTTCTTCTTATATTGATTTATCCCCTTGAAGTTGATGATATTTTTCCTTAACCTGCTCTTAGCAATTTGCAAGATCAGCAAAAGCGAAAGACTAGTTCTTAAGGCGGAGAGTGAGGAAGCCCTCCATCTCGGAAGCGTCCGAAGACAGCTGTATCGGAACATTGGGGTTCCTGTTTGAAACCACGCGACTGGATTCTGAGTTCCTAGTCCTGAGGTTTCTAATAGatctaatcggctaactcaatgctgtacccaattcaaattttccagggttaagattctttgtgtattgTATTTACATTgtaatgtggcattcacattcaAATGATAGGGAAATTCCAGAAACGatacgttttattcccaaagggtttcaGTTGGGTACAACATCGAGTTAGCCGGTTTGGTGTATCGCTAGGATTGCTTTTCAACACTACGATCTCCTTTTTCCATACTTACCAAGATAAAGCACTGGTTTTGGTTTAAGATGAACAGCTTCAACTGTACGCCACTGAATTTCACATTTTAGTTGTTCGCAGTGATACGTGAAAAGCAAGACAACGCATGCGGACAACAGAAATGCATAAAGTTTAAACTCTGATGGGAGTGAAACAGCCTGTTGTTTTCCCCAGACAACTTGAACCTTCAGGCCTACTTTCTAACCATGGTTGTCCAATAGGTCCCAGAGCAGGGTCCTTAGTTGAAGAACAGCTCAACTGCATTGCGTTTCGAAGAACTTCGGCGATGAAGGGATATCTCTCTTCCGAGATAAAACGTTCCAGAAATTTATTGTCTACTCCGGCTTGAATTGCTAAGTTGTTCACAGCTCAATTCAATGATAAACAAGTTCCCATGACAAGCTTCTAAAAATGTGCTCTCCTTCGAGACACATTCCCattaaacattttctttggaaaatgTAAGCACCAGGGCCGAGGTTAAGAGGAATCATACCTACAGGTTGCCATGATATTTAGCCCGGTTTAGCGCAAATCCAGCTTCGAACAACTAGGTCCTGAAGTTTGATATTTGTTACgaatgacaacaacaaaaatcaagCCCATATTCAAAGTAACACAATAAATTATGATTGTCTTTATTACTAAGTGAATCAACTGGACGTCATTAAAACACAACTATTTCTTTATTACAAAGAGTGTATCTGTTTATTTCAGCCAATGTCTTTTGGCGAGGCTGTTTTATCTTCCCAGTATCTGTATCTACCTGTTCCGTGGCCTGTGTATTTTCTCCAATGAGCGACACGTTGGAGGTTTGCGCGGATTCTAAATAGGTAACTGAGAACTGTGGTTGGAGTTTGTGTTTAGACGCGACTAGGTTTTTCCCGCTCGCTTCAGTTGATGATGATCCTCCATGATCGTTCTTTTTCTTGACATATTGGGTCGCTTTTCCCAGAAATATGATACTGTTTAAGATCTTTACCGAGGTGAGgctatggaaaaaaaaatcgaaacaccgttgaaaatcaatgaaaactACAGGCTGGAATTATAAAACCTCTATAACTACAGCTAAGTCCCTCCTTACACTACTTTGCAAACGATGGCCAGTTTCAGTTACCATAGAAAAAATTGTCGTTGAAAAATACTTACAAGATAAAAGTGACTAACAACAGACAGATGCCGGCCGCGCCATGAAGCTTCACGGACTGTGTGATCACTCGTATGACCTTCAAAACATCGAGATTGTTACAAATTAAGTATCAAAGTCACTTTAAAAAATTGAGAAAAGTTCATTACTTTCTTTAGTATTTGTAGATAGAAGCTTCAGATTCAAGTCCCAGGGTACATCGCGATGGACTATCGTCCTGTCCTATCGTCCCACGAGTTGGGAGTATCAAATTGCCATCGAAAAGACAGaacaaagctgacttttcgagtgTCAATCCGTCGGGAGAGAGCGAAAAGGCGGTCTATTTACAACAGAGCGTTACCTTAAGGAGCAGAGCATGCGCTCTTCGTTCTTACGTTTATGACCTCTACATCGGGACAAATGACGTAATTTAGTAAGGCATAGCGAACACTTCGAAACGCCAACCTAACGTTGCCTTGCCTCTCATCTTTTTCATTCCGCGACAAATCTGTTTCTGTTCAGTTACTTCAATTTTTTTCGACAGGGTTTACATGAGAGAGATGTAGAAATCTATTTCACGTAACACCATCCTAATCTATAGTGGCacgcctaaaagcggagctccataGCTGAGCCCTTGTATTTCACTcgataataccattcttgttaACTAGTTCTGACTTATCCTTATTTGGATGTGCGAGTGACCTCAAGAGATATATGAAACGTATTAGTTGAGATCATCCGAAATCGCAGGTGACATTGTGATGCCGTTCCTTCTTCCCAAGAGTCTGTTCGGACGGAGGACGTTCGTacggtgacgtcataaccaaattttctcggctTGATGAGTTACCAATTTTGCTTGCCAAACGTGTTCTGCTGTTCTGCTGTCGCGCTTCGCGCGCTGAAGTTCCGCCATAAAGGAGCCTCTTTCCCgcaaaagtacaaaaaaaaaaaagaaccctTACGCGGAACAGTTTTTCCGATAAAAGTCTagaatgacttttattcagcaattgataacagaaaaaaaaacaaacaaacaacaaccgACAGTTGTAATTACTGACCAGAGAGCCCAGAGGAAGCGGTATAAACCCCATGCGCCGAGAGACAAGGTCAAAATGGTCAGCGTGAGCCTGCAGAACAAGAAATGTTAATTAGGTAGTGTATGGGGTCATATTTTGCACCTGGACACAACTTTTCCAAATAATGTCAActgacagaaaaagaaaaaaaaaaaagaaaaaaaaaatctgcaactataaaaaaaactaatatatatatatattttaaacgATCTTGCAAAAAAGTAAACGTAACGCGAAAGCGGTAGGAAAAGGCGCTTGAAAGACAGCGTTTCAAAGATCAAGACGCAATACTGTGCCAAGAAAGAAGCCTATTGAGTGAGGTGATGCGCGATATGTTGAATATCTTCTTATTTTTCTAGAGCTGCATCAGCATTTAGCACTTCTCAAGTACTTTATTTATCAATTGATTGTGGAAACGAACAACTCCTCACGTTTTTCTGTCGGCTTGAAGTGGCATCCTCAGCAAGAAGCTCTCTGTACTCACTGTAAACCTGAAGGTGATTCGGTAATGTTAATGGAACCTTTGCCTCTCCTAATTCTCAAGCGTCAAGCATGGAGCAAACATCAAGAAATATACTTGTAACTTGAGaaatgccacaaaaatattttgtgcCAAATTCAAGAGACGCAACAAAGGGGTGCAGGTGAAGTATATCAACGAGCAGCCCATTTCCTCTGAGCTTTTCGGTCGAGGAGAAGGAGGGCGGGCCTTGGGAAATCATAACAGTAAATAATAAGCGGAAAAGAAAGTTTCATTGTATTATATAAACTGGTGTGCTTTACAGGGATTTCCTCTACCGAGAAACTGATATTTCCTCACATGAAAAATTACGATGATATTTCACGTGTTTGAGATTGCCAATCAGCTCCTGACACATCATTCGCTCTATTTAGGGACCGTttattttttacgaggtagggggggctggtgggatttgggggggcaccgaaaaaaaaacggccttgaaggggggggggcatctaaaaaaaataagggaaaaggggggtcacgtaaaatattacctttatttgaggggggtcgtgggaaaaaatttagttaatggggggggggggtcgtgcaactttctaatgacacttcaaaaaattccaccaccCCTCCTACCTCgcaaaaaatgaacggtcccttagcACCATAAACGAATGGCACCGCGTTCTCTATTTGAAATGTGAATTAAGTCGCCTTCTTGTTAGTAAGGCGTTCCaagtgatctggtgacgtaattcggaggactgggatgcaacattttaacgccgtatcccacaaccgcgcgcggccttattttcgacttcaacatggcagaggcgaggttagagcgcctcaagtctacttgaatgttcattcggtaacaggaaatgtggtagacacggaatgatctgttgagttttggcgatggaaatgctgcagggagcttggaaacaacacctaaggccgcgcgaggttgtgggatacggcgttaaaatttttcttcccattcctccaaattacgtcaccagatcacctggttgatgtaataaacaaaatgcTTGGAGTAATTACACGAGTCAGTTTTAATTGTCTCTCCTCGTGCTCAACACGACATCTCACGAGTAAGCTGCGATCACTCGTCAGACATCGAGTTGATCACTgcaagagaaattccatatcttcgCCCAGCTGTGTATTACTCTCTATTTACTGACCTCCACTGGGATATTGTTGAACTTTGTGATAAAAGCATGTTTAATCCAATCCACAAAGTATTCCGACAACAAAACGGCAAACAGATAAGGGCAGATGACATACAAATGATCTGCAAAGAAATTGTGTCATCATAAATATTATCGATCGTTATCGTCCTCGTCAACTACAGCCAACcttaaatttctagtttcttaggaaactgtggtgctgcgtcggtgagagtgaaacaataaaattggttttatcaaacaagctgataaaggtcgaattaccaccgtgaaagtttggaaagctgacgtttcgagcgttagccttcgTCAGAGCGGATAGCCAGAAACCTTTGTCTACTGGCCACTTTTTACTCACCAAGATTCCAGTTAAATTCTGTTAAATTCCGCAAAGCAACAATCGATATCAGAATAATATAATGAAACCTTTCTCTGATGTCTAAAAGAAGAACAAATCACATCAGAACAAATGAACTTATCAGTTATCCAACTTTGCACTTGAAAATAACAGACAACAGTCCAAAGTTCTATACATACCACTACATGCCATTTGGAACAAgttgtttttctcaaatttcTTAAAAACACTCCCCTTAAGTTCCACAAACTAGAACAAAGGAAGTATGGACTGTGTGAGTGCATTTCAGGACGAAGATGGTGATGTGTTccacaaattattatttatttatttttatttttgtcattctaaaaacacaacaaatcCATTACAGCatgaacataataattatgttcaTGCTGTAATgcatttgttttaattattaaaacagGTTTacataattaaaatttaatggcTACAAAACTGAACCAAAATCATGAGGCTAAAACGAAATTAGGCTTCATGTCCCCTCAGAGTATCATTGACTGATCAAGTACTTTGATTGTGGATGCACAAGAGATGAGAAAATCAAAGTTTACAGTTCTGAATAAAAAAGTCTGTTAACTTGTTTTTGAAGAATTGTAGATCTACCGCATAAAAAAGGACATTGGGCcttgaaagaaaacagaaaattgtgTGATATTGGTTCTGCAGAATTGAGCACTCATGAAGTAATAAAATATCTATTTTCAGACAACTGCACTGGAGACTTAGGCCGATTACCACTGGTTATGATTGCCCAGCCAGATCAGCCAGCCTACAAATGGAATGCACAAGTTCTTCCAAACTGAGAACTGTTTCTGGCCAAATCCGTCACTCTAGTATCAGTGCTACACAACAAACGTTTGATAAGTACTCCTTAACTACTTGCTTCTATGCTTTGAAATAAGATCTCTAATACCCACAGCCTGCCCCAgttctggccttgtagctcagcCGGTGAAGCAACAGTGATCAAAGTCCAAAGGTTGTGAGTTCAAaccccaccctggtcagagtgtTTCTCTGCCCTTGCACGTGCCTACTTCCCTTCCTAGGGCTAATGCTCAGATGGGATAACTTGGAAATTTCTCAGCACTGCAATTTACCCTTAAAAACTACATAGATCATTCAtgtttctggccaaactgaCCCAGCTCTTCAAGGATCAACAGTTTGGTTCCACATGAGCTGCTCTCTCAGTTCACCAGAACTACCCCGTTCCATTTGCTGATGGGTCAATCCAGCTGGCCAGTTTTGACAAAGGGTAAGCGCCTAGTAAGATTATTATGATGCCGCACTCATGGGCAATTTTTTCCAACAAGGCTCTGttgcaaaataataaaatgaataatttgaACACACCTGGTTTGAGACCATAATAACAAGTAATGCCTTGTTATGAGAGTTCACAGCAACATTGAGACAGATGGCCTGGAATAATACTAACACAGAATGAAGAACTGTTTAGGTCAAGGAATGACACTACAGAACAGCATAAATAGCATTTGGTAAGCTATTTTCCTTTCTGCATGAGGTTTCCAATAAATTAAAGGTTTTTGTCATTTTCCTTTGTGGACCTCTGCTTTGGTTAAAAAGTAGGAGGGTCCCCTCCCAGGATCTGTCATGACTTACTGTACCTGGGTAAACTGCGAAAAAGTAACACCTCCTGGTTGTgtgcttttggtatcataacctTTGcaataatgtaatttttttagGAAAATAGCATTTAGGTATTAGCTCTAGATTTTGAAGGATACACACATAGACCACAGCCATGACAAAGTGTGGAATAATGCCTATGTGTTCTCTCTTTCTGTCCTTGGGCTCAGTTGCTGTCCAAAAAAGAGCATCTAGGATATCTTGGCCAAATGAGGAACATAACCGGTCTGCAATCTGTAACAGTATAGGAAAACAAAGAGACTTGTTGGGGTCAGAAATTAGAAAGAAGGTAAGAGTGAAGTAAGATGGAAAAGACTGACAGACTCCCGAGAAAACAGTGGTGAAGGTGATGGAAGgcaaagaaataagaaaagaagaaaGCAGGAAGCAAAGACAAGGACAAGAAATGAGAAATCAACGGAgtcaaaaacaaagaaaaaaaatatggaagCAAAGTGGGAGAAGAGAGGAAGGGAGAGATGACAAGAGAAAAAACGACAAATGGTACCAGGCAAGAGAAGAATGAAATTAAGCAAGGGAAGAGCAGAAAtgaggaaaagaaaagagaagagatGGAAGAGAAAAAGGAGTATAAGAAGGGTTATAATAATATACAGTTCTTTGTCATGATTAACAGCTAATAGCAGCTAAGCCATTTCTATGGAGAGgtaaaactttcattttcatttcacttGAGTTAGGGTAATGCTCAGTTGTACCAAAGTTTCTTTCGAGCTCTGGTTCTTCAACACTGAGTGgattaaattataataattctGCCGTGACTTTGGAGGACAGATTACCTCTAACATGTTGTAAATAACATAAAGTTTAATGACCGACTGCCCTCGCACAGTGTGGTACAACACTGAAACATCCACATAAGTTAAAAGAAgccaacaagtaagtattatagaccctgaaaaaaaaatggaaacaaaaacagcaataataattattatttttattaggCTAGgcttgaaaattttaaatatttctTGTGGATCAACAAAGGATTGAATACTTTTGTGAACAAAAAATAATGTTCTTAATGCAATTTGTATTATTATCAAAAAGATAGAGCATACCCTTCAGAAGGTCACAAATCTGTCCAGGCTGCAACATTCGTGAGCTAAAAGAAAGAGACTTTTACAGATGAATTTCAAGGAATAAATTAAACACTTCATTTCTGTCTTAATCATCTCCAAGTTTTTCTTCTATTTCCCTCACTtcattgacaatgaaaaattaatAGTCAAATTGTTTCACAATGCAAACAGTTTCACATGACATTTATCTACTTTCAGAAAGAAAACCAGTGACAGAACTGACAACTGAGAAGGAATTATACCATACTTACATTCTACACAACAGCAACCCAGTAGTGATCTTGTATACAGCCACAATTAATCGCAGTGGAAGGATTGTaaacataaataaaaaacaatccAGACACAACATGAAACCAAATACCATCAACTGAAAGGCAAATAAAAAGGGGAAGAACATTTTTCAGCAAGATTGTGACCAGAATTCCATGAAATGGTTGTTCATTGATATTGATGAATATCACAATGCCTCTGTCACTCAACTTCTCAAAAGTCAATGTTACTTGTTGTT
Protein-coding sequences here:
- the LOC136912915 gene encoding transmembrane anterior posterior transformation protein 1 homolog; the encoded protein is MAETHCKEEEQIKDFALPNSYSCDVDEEVVICRDVVDTHLNPKVEESAENSSEIEFNNLDNNDDLNKYGHIEPIQLEDRCSFARDQESVRNEILERIDSDELHHTCSDPFQNERLSDILNSRIGKSPEMEFRHRNTNVEKLISGDGDTGSLQTSEHLSELVQDEEKAEENNTEGPQRKEEGSEQRFPGGMKNLSFMNYFMAEISRGKYLELEEDKYSEKREKVYTFMKIPREFEKLMVFGFMLCLDCFLFMFTILPLRLIVAVYKITTGLLLCRISRMLQPGQICDLLKGSIILTCWLLLTYVDVSVLYHTVRGQSVIKLYVIYNMLEIADRLCSSFGQDILDALFWTATEPKDRKREHIGIIPHFVMAVVYVFLHSVLVLFQAICLNVAVNSHNKALLVIMVSNQFVELKGSVFKKFEKNNLFQMACSDIRERFHYIILISIVALRNLTEFNWNLDHLYVICPYLFAVLLSEYFVDWIKHAFITKFNNIPVEVYSEYRELLAEDATSSRQKNAHADHFDLVSRRMGFIPLPLGSLVIRVITQSVKLHGAAGICLLLVTFIFLTSVKILNSIIFLGKATQYVKKKNDHGGSSSTEASGKNLVASKHKLQPQFSVTYLESAQTSNVSLIGENTQATEQVDTDTGKIKQPRQKTLAEINRYTLCNKEIVVF